The Pyxidicoccus sp. MSG2 DNA segment AAGGCCATCATGGGTGCACACCAGCCGCTGCTCCTGGGCCGCCCCATCGGGGCGGAACCGCACGAGCAGCGCCACCTGCTCCCGGAGCTCCCGCGGTACCTGGGACAGCAGCGTCCGCGAGGCGCCCCGCGCCGCCTGTGGCAGGACTTCCGCCATGGCTCCAAACAAGCGTCCCAGCGGCGTCGTGGGAATCGGGAACATCACCGGCGGAGGGACGCGCGGCAGCTCCTCTGGCGGGGGCAGCATCCGCTGGTAGGGGTCGATTCTCCCCACCAGGGCGCCGTGCGCGTCGTACACCATCTGCGTCACGCGCCCGCCGGAGTCCATCTCCCGCAGCACGCGCCCGTCCGAATCCACCTCTCGCGTCAGGACGCCACCGTACGGGTCCACCTGCTTTCGCAGGGTGAGGTTCTCGTCGTACTGGAAGGTGCTGATGCCCCCCTGCCGCTCCGTGACACAGGTCTCCCGCTTCTCGGAGTCGTACTCGAAGCGCGCCCACCACAGTCCATCCTCGCCCGAGGTCTCCTCGCAGCGGCCCCGCGCGTCATAACGCCACCAGAAGCCGTACCCGGAGGGAGTGCGCATCCGCGTCCAGCGATGCGCGTCGTCATACTGGTACGCGTGGCGGCCACCCTCCGCATCCTCGGACAACACGAGATGCCCATGACGGTCATACTCGTACCGGGCCACCCGCCGCGTGCCGCGCGCCTCCATCCGGAGCACCTCGGTCATCCGGCCCGCGGCGTCGTGGACGAAGCGGTAGCGGCAGGTTCCCTCGGGCGTGTGCTCCGTCACCTCGCACAGCCGCTCGCCCTCGTGGCGCAGCTCCAGCTCGGCCCGCCCGGAGCGCACGAAGCGGGGCCGCGCGACGTCCTCCCCCTTGGCGACCCGCATGACCCATCGCGCCGCGCGGCCCTCGGAGAGCTCCAGGTCTCCATTGTCCAGGCGGCGCAGCACCACCCCGTGCCGCCGCGTCTCGCGCTCGCCCTGCTTCAGCGGCGCGAAGTCGATGACGCGGCCCCGGGCATCCTCATATCGCCACGCCTGGTGGAACAGGTGCAGCGTGTGCTGATACTCGTGCCGGAACCCCCAGCCCAGCACGCCCTGCCGGTCCGCCCGGGCCGTGGTGTAGCGGCGCCGCCAGCAGAAGAGGCCCGGGGGCGGGGAGCGGACGTCCACGAACTCGTCGAAGTTGGCGCCCGTAATCACGTCCACCGGGTGGCCGGCGTTGCAGTGCACACCGTTCTGCGCCTTGCGTGCCGCGCGCAGCTTCTTCACCTTCGACACCAGCGCCTTCAACATCGCCATGCCCGCGCGCATGCCGAGTGCGACGAGCGAGATGGTGGGCGGCCCGCCCACCAGCACGGGCAGGGGAATGGACAGCACCATCGTCGTCGGAAGCACCAGGCTCTTGACGACCTTCTTCTTCTTGAGCCGCGGAATGGGCGGCATTCCCAGGTCCTGGCAGCTCAGGGCGGGCAGGGCCAGGTGGCTGAAGGCATCCCCGTCCACGGACACGGTGGCACTGCCCATGAAGATTTCGGACTCGTTGGCCGGAGGCTTGATGAAGACTCCGCCCATGGGGATATGGGGCGGGAGCGCCATGCCCGAGGAGCCCGCCTGCGCCCGGGGAAGTCCTCCAATCAGCACCGTCGCGCCCAGGATGGGCACGTAGTCCATCGGGTCGAACACCATGCCGATGTGTGGGTGGGGAATCGGGATGGGCGGCACCGGGCCGGGGGGCTGGATGATGTGGATGTCGATTCCCAGCAGCGGGTCCAGGTGCTTGGCGGCGGGCATCATGACGGCATCCCCCGGGAGTCGGAGGGCCGCCAGCGCGGCCCCAGGAGCTTCTCCAGTTGTTGCAGGAGCGGCTGCGCGTGCTCGCGGTACTGCCACGTCCGGGTGAGCCGCAGCATGCCCTCGCCCAGGTAGCCCAGCGTGGACGAGCGGCGTGTCTCCTCATCCATCCGCTGCCCCACCTTGAGGCCCTCCACGCCGCAGCGCCATGAGGCGTCGTGGACCCGCGACAGCTCATGGCAGTAGGCCGCCATGCGCCAGCACTCCAGCAGCATCCGCGTGTCCTGGAGCTGCTCGGCCAGGGGGACCGTCTCCTCGTACACCGCCGCGCCGCGCCCGTATGACGCAGCCGCGACGAGCCCAGCCCCCAGTGCCAGGCGCACCTTCAGCCGCAGGGCGAGCGCGGTGGGCTCTCCCCTCGACTGGGCCTCCAGGGCCGCCGCCTCCGCTTGGCGGTAGGTGCGGATGGCCTCCACGGGCCTGCCCACCGCCAGGTAGCCGGCGCCGAGCGCGAACCAGGAGGCCACCAGCAGGTGTCCCCACTGCTGCTGGTGCGCCACGGCCGCGGCCTGGGCCGCGAGCTGCTCCGCGCGCCCCAAATCCCGGGCTTCGATGGCGCGCCCCAGCTGTACGAACAGGTGGCGGTAGCGGCCATGCGGGGTGTCCAGGCGCCCGGCGGCGGCGGAGACCTCCTCGAGCGCCGCGCCCATGCCCAGGTCCGCCACCCGGGTGCGCACCCTGCGCGCCTGCCGCGAGGCGAGCTCCGCCAACCTCGGGTCCTCCCGCGAGTCGATGCAGACGAGCCGCACGTGGGGCTCGCGGGCACGCTCCACCGCCCGCTCCACCCACAGCCCCCACGCCTGGGCGGGGACGTCGCCCTCCGGCAGGAGCACCAGCACCAGGTGCCTGAACAGGGGCTGGTGGTGGGCATGGAAGGAGGCGGCCGTCTCGTGGAACACGTCCACGGCGTCCGCGTCTCGCGCGGGCCGGGGGGCGCGCCAGGAGGCGTCCGCGCCCGCGGCCGCCAGCTCGTCTCGCACCGCCGCGTACTGCACGGAGAGGGATTCCGCCAGGGCCAGCCCATACCGCGACGGCTCCTCGAAGCCGGGGGTGAGGCGCAGGAACAGGTCGGGCGTGGTGCCGCTCTCATGGTCCTCCACCTGGAAGAACGTCTCCAGCATCTGCCACTCGCCATGGGCGAGGACCCAGTGCAGCAGCCGGGCCTCGGGGTCCTCCGCGAACTCGCGCCACTGGGCCCGCAGCCGTTCGAGGCGCTTCAGGATGGGCGCTCGGATGTCTTGGTCGGCCATGTGCGCGGAAGTCAGTTGATCTTCACCAGCGCGCCGGTGATTTCGTTCAGCGCCGCTCCAGCCGAGCTGACCTTCGGCCCGGATACCGCGACACCCGCGGGGTCCAGCTTCACCGAGCCAGCTCCACCCGCGAGCGAGACCTCCACCGCGCCGGAGATTTCAATCTTCGTGGGCGTGAGCGTGATGGAGCAGCCGCCGCAGCTCAGTGAAATCTCGGTGCCGGAGCTCACCGAAATCTTCCCGCTCTCCTCGATGTGCACCTCTCCCGAGCCGTGCACCAGCTTGATGTAGCTGCCCGCATCGAGCTCCACGTGGCCGCCCTCGAAGGTGAAGGTGGTGGGCCCCTGGGTGAGCTGGTGCTTCACGTCGGCGGTGACCAGGCGCTCGGCGCTCACGGTGAGCTCGTCGTTGGCGGTGACGGTGGTCTGCCGGCCGGCCTCCAGCGTGACGGTCTCCTTGCCGGTGACTGTCTTGGCGCGCGTGCCGCCCACCGAATACGTCTCCTTGCCGTCCACGGTGAGCGTGCGGCTGCCGTTGACGGTGACGGTCTCGTTGGCCTTCACCGTCTCGGTGCGGTTCTCCTCCACGGTGACGGTTTCATCCTTCTTCACCGTCTTGGTGCGGTTGCCGGAGACGGTCATGGACTGCTCGCCGCCCACGCTCTCGGTCTGGTTGACCTTCACGGTGTTGGTCTGGTTCTTCTCCACCGTGTTGGCCTGGTCGTTGTTCACCTGTGTGGTGTGGTCGTGCTCCACCACCTCCACCAGGTCCTTCTGCGCGTGGAGGAACACCTGTTCCTCGCCCTTGGCGTCCTCAAAGCGCAGCTCGTTGTAGCCGTCCCCTCCCGGCGAGCTCTGGGTGCGCAGGGTGCTGCGGGTGCGCTCCTCGGGCAGCTTCGTCGGTGGAGGGTTGCTACCGTTATAGACACAGCCGGTGACCAGGGGCCGGTCGGGGTTGCCCTCCAGGAAGTCGACCACGACTTCCATGCCCACGCGGGGGATGAAGAGCGAGCCGAAGCCGGCCCCCGCCCAGGTCTGCGCCACGCGTACCCAGCACGACGCCTTGTCGTCCTCCGGGCCCACCCGGTCCCAGTGGAACCGCACCTTGATGCGGCCGTGCGTGTCGGTGTGGATCTCCTCCCCCGAGGGGCCCACCACCGTGGCCGTCTGCAGGCCGGGGATGCGGCTGCGCGCCAGGGGGTACTCCGGCCGGAAGGGTACCGACAGCGGAACGCACTCGAAGCGGTTCTCGTACCGCTCCCGCTTCGTCCCATCGCCGGAGTCCTCCCGGGAGAACAGCGGCCGCTCCTCGGGGGCCTCCCCCAGGTGTTCGATGCGAGTGATGAGGTAGGCTTGGTCCAGTTCGGCGCGCGCATGCCCCTGCAGCTCGAAGGTGTACCCCGGACAGAAGCCCGTCACGTTGCCCCGCCCCCGCCCCTTCTTCCGGCCCAACTGCTGGCCCTCGCGCAGCAGGCGAGCGCGCGCGGCCACGTCCTCCTTCGTGTACCGGTGGTTCCCCGTGTCGTACTCCGACAGGGTGAGCTCCGCAGGGTATAGATAGGACTCCCTTCCGCTCTCCTGCTCCTCCTTCGCGTCCTTCGTCAGGTTCAGCCTCGGCCGTGTCCAGTCGAAGTCCCGAACCACCACGCCAGTCGGGCGCAGGGTGCTGGACCAGTCGAACCCCTGGAGTGTCTCCACGTGCGCGAGCCCACCGGCCTGGTTGGCAATCCACACGGGGCCGCCGTCGAGCGTCTGGAGGGGCTGGAAGGGACTATTGGTGTCCACCAGGACGAGCCCCTCTGCGTCACCGGTGTGCTCGAAGTAGAAGGCAATGCCCTCCTCCTTCATCAGCCGCAGGATGAAGTCGAGGTCAGACTCGGCGTACTGCACGCAGTACTCGCGCTTGGGGTACTCACGCTGAAGTGACAGGCGCACCTTGCGTTTGAAAGGAATAAGCGCCTCCTCGATGACGTCCAGGAGCACTTCGGGCACGGACATCTCCTGGAAGATGTACGAGTCGACGCGCTGGGACAGTTCCCAGAGGGCCGGGACGACCTGGACGCGAACCATCGCCTTGTCGGCCAGGGAGCCCAGGTCCTCCACGTGACGCACGATGCCCTGGAGCTGGCGTGACAGCGTGCCGCGCTGGATGCCCAGCGTGCATGTCGCGCCGAGCATCGCGTCGACGTCCGTCAGGGGCCCATCGAACACCAGGTCGACCAGGGCCTCGTAGAGCTCGGACAGGCCCTCGCGTGCCTGGACACGCCGCACATGCCAGGGGGCAAGCGGCGAATCCGAGGAACTGAACGTGTAGCGCACCGCGGACACCGGGCTGCCACCACCGAGCAGCGACAGCACTCCCGAGATGGCCTCGCCTGCATCGCCCTCTCCAAGACTCCTGGCGACCTGTACGGCCGTGGACGCCATCTGTGCCAACTGCTGGCGGCGCTCGTCGAACGCAGACATGCGGTTCTCCAACCAGGCAATGAACAACCAATCAAGAGAGTTCTAGTTTCTTGACGATTGCAATCGCAAGCGTTGGCATCCACATAAGTCATTTACCCGCCCCTGGTGTTCCAGGTGCCACGGCGGATGCGTGTAATTCTTTAGTCATGCCAGACCAGCCAGGAAAGCAAAGAGGGTCAAAACAGACATCCCAGTGAGCCTGTTGCCCATGCCCGCGCAGGTTCCCCGTGGACGTGCGGCGCTGGCTGGCGGAAGCGCTCGGCCTCATCGGCTGAGACGACGAAGCCCGGGCCCCCTCGCGGGGAACCCGGGCTCCGGAAAGTCACTTCACGAAGAAGGTGACGGCGGCTACTCCACCGTCACGCTCTTGGCGAGGTTGCGGGGCTGGTCCACGTCATTCCCGCGCATCTCCGCCACGTGGTAGGCGAGCAACTGCAGGGGAATGGTGGCCACCACCGGCGCCAGCAGCGCGCAGGCGGGAGGAATCCGGATGACGTGGTCGGCCAGGCCGCCGACATGCGCGTCGTCCTCGTCGATGACGGCGATGACCTTGCCGCCGCGCGCGCGGACCTCCTCGATGTTGCCGATGATCTTCTCGTAGGCGACGTGCGGCTGCTTCGGCGCAATCACCACCACCGGCATCTTCTCGTCGATGAGGGCGATGGGGCCGTGCTTCATCTCACCGCCCGCGTAGCCCTCCGCGTGGATGTACGAGATTTCCTTCAGCTTGAGCGCGCCCTCCAGCGCCACCGGGTGCATGGGGCCGCGGCCGAGGAAGAGGAAGTCCTGCGCGTTCATGAACTCACGCGCGACGCGCTTCACCTGCGCCTCGCACTTGAGGACGTCCTCAATCATCTTCGGAATCTGCGTCAGGTGCGTCAGGTGCTCCTGCGCCGCCTGCACCGTGAGGGTGCCACGCATCCGGCCCAGCTTCACCGCCAGCAGGTACAGGGCGACGAGCTGCGTGGTGAACGCCTTGGTGGACGCCACGCCAATCTCCGGGCCCGCGTTGGTGAGCACGGAGAACTCGGCCTCGCGCGTCATCGCGCTGCCAATGACGTTGCAGATGGACATCGCCGTGGCGCCGCGGGACTTGGCCTCCTTGAAGGCCGCCAGCGTGTCCGCCGTCTCACCGGACTGGCTGATGGCGATGGCCAGGTGCGAGCTGTCCACGATGGGGTCGCGGTAGCGGAACTCGCTGGCCAGCTCCACCTCGACGGGCAGGCGCGCCAGCGACTCAATCATGTGCTTGCCGGCGATGCCGGAGTGCCACGACGTGCCGCAGGCCAGGATGGTGATCTTGGTCAGCGAGCGGACCTTCTCCGCGGAGAGGTTCCAACCCTCGAAGTGGACGTCGCCCTCGCTCAGGAGCATCCGGCCGCGCAGCGTGTCGCCGACGGCGCGAGGCTGCTCCCAGATTTCCTTGTGCATGAAGTGCTTGTGGCCGCCCTTCTCCGCCATCATCGGCGTCCAGTCGATGCGGCGCGTGGGCCGGTTCACCAACTGGCCCTGGCGGTTGAAGATGTCGACCTTCGCGGCGCTGACGACGGCGAGGTCTCCCTCCTCCATGTAGACGATGTCGCGCGTGTGCTCGAGCACCGCCGGCACGTCGCTGGCGATGAAGTTCTGCCCCTCGCCGAGGCCCAGCACCATGGGCGACGCGTTCTTGGTGCAGACGATGCGGTTCGGGTCCTTCGCCGACACCACCGCCAGCGCGTAGGTGCCCTTCACGTGCTCGATGGCCGCGCGCACCGCGTCCGGCAGCTCCAGGCCGCGCTCCAGCTCCTCGGAGATGAGGTGGGCGAAGACCTCGGTGTCCGTCTCGGAGGAGAAGGCGTGCCCGCGGCCGCGCAGCGCCTCCTTCAGCGACAGGTGGTTCTCGATGATGCCGTTGTGCACCACCGCCACGTTCTTGTACGTGTGCGGGTGGGCATTCTCGTCGGACGGACGCCCGTGCGTGGCCCACCGCGTGTGGCCGATGCCGATGGTGCCCTGCGGCTGGTCCGCCACCACCCGGCTCTCGAGGTTGCGCAGCTTGCCCGTGGCGCGCACCACGTTGAGCTGGTTGCGACTCACCACCGCCACGCCCGCCGAGTCATACCCCCGGTACTCGAGCTTCTTCAGCCCGGACACGAGGATGGGAGCAGATTCCTTGTCACCGACGTAACCAACAATCCCGCACATATCGACCTCTCTCTCACGCCCACGCCCGCCAGAGCAATCCGGGGCATTCCCCTACAACCCGTGTGGGCAGTTCTCTGGCTGCCCACCAAGCAAGAGCCGCGCCGATCAGCCGGCTTGAACCTTTGACGCCTTGCGCGCCTTCTTCGCGGCCACCCAGCCCTCCTTGGTGACCTGTGGCGTCCGAGACACAGCGAGGCTTCCAGGCGGCACATTTTTCGTCACCGTGGTGCCCGCGCCGACATACGCGCCGTCACCGACCTTCACTGGCGCCACCAGCTGCGTGTCGGAGCCGATGAACACCCCGTCACCCAGTTCAGTGACGTGCTTGTTCACCCCGTCATAGTTACAGGTGATGGTGCCCGCCCCGACGTTGCACCCGGCGCCAATCTTCGCGTCGCCCAGGTACGTCAGGTGGTTGGCCTTGGAACCCTTGCCGATCTGCGCCTTCTTCGTTTCCACGAAGTTGCCCAGATGCACATCCTCGGCCAACTCCGTTCCGGGGCGCAGGCGGGCGAACGGGCCAATGACGTTCCGCTCGCCGACCTTCGCCTCCTCCAGCACGGAGTAGGGCTTGATGACGGTGCCGTCCGCCACGGTGGAGGCGGTGATGACGCTGCCCTGCCCAATAGTGACGCCCTTGCCGATGATGGTCCCCGAGGAGAGCGTCACGCAGGGGCCCACCTCGGTGTCCGCGCCGATGATGACGCCTTCCTCGATGTAGGCCGTGGCCGGGTCCTGGATGGACACGCCCGCGCGCATGTGCGCCTCGTTGATGCGCTGCTGGAGCACGCGAGCGCGCGCCGCCAGCTCCACCTTGTCATTCACCCCGGCCGTCTCCGTGGCGTCCGCCTCCACCGAGCCCACCGGGCCCTGCTTCGCGGCCATCTCCACCAGGTCCGTGAGGTAGTACTCGCCCTGCGCGTTCGCCGGCTTGATTTGCGCCAGCGCCTTCCAGAGGAAGTCCGCGTCGACGGAGTAGATGCCCGCGTTGCACTCGCGCACCGCGCGCTGCTCCGGGGTGGCGTCCTTGTGCTCGACGATGCGGGCCACCTTGCCACCCTCGCGGATGACGCGGCCGTAGCCGGTGGGGTCCTCCAGCACGGTGGACACGAGCGCCAGGGCCCCGCCCGCCTTGTCGTGCGCGGCGAGCAGCGCCTGCAGCGTCTCGCGGCGCAGCAGCGGCACGTCGCCATAGAGGATGAGGATGCGGCCGGAGTACCCCTTCAGGGCCTCCTCCGCCGAGCGCACCGCGTCCGCGGTGCCACGCTGCTCACGCTGCAGGGCGAAGTGCAGCGGAGCGTCCGGGAAGAAGGCCCGAATCGTCTTCTCCACCGCCTCCGCCTGGTGCCCCACCACCGGCACCACGGACGAAGCGCCCAGTTCGAGGGCCCGATTCAGGGGATACGCACAAATGGGTCTGCCGAGGATGGGGTGAAGGACCTTGGCCTTCTCCGACTTCATCCGCGTGCCCTTACCCGCGCACAGCACCACCGCCGCCAGAGCTGTCATGCGGCGGAGAATTAGGGACAGGGAATCGAGTCGTCAACCGCACCTGCAGGAGAAGCCTCCCCGGTGTCAACCGGCGGAGGCCGGGCGCTGACCGCCACACTCAGCGAGTTGCTCTGCACGGAAATCCCGAAGCTGGGCTTCAGGAAGACCGTCACCCCACCCGAGGGCGGTACGGACCCGGGCAGTGTCTTTTTCTCGGGCGCGACTGGCGTGCTCATACGCGATTCCCCCGATGACGGTTCAGGATTTCCAAAGGATGCACCCAATCAGGACACAATCCAAGAGGAAAAATTCTACCTCGCTGAAACCCTGGTTCTGGGAAGTCGGTTCGTGCATACCGGGAGTCCTGTAGTCCGTCAGGCGCTCCGGAGTCCCGACCCTGAAGGGTGGGTTTCTGTCCCCTGGGTAACATCATACCCAGACTGAAGGCCAGGCTGGGACGTTCACGCGCCGTGTGAGGAGGCTGAACCGGTGAAGGACACGAGCTTCAGGAGTGAAGCGGCGCGCCCCGGCGCACGCGTGGCGGTGTCGGCGGCACGGAGCCTGGCGCTGGCGGTGGTGCTGCTGACGTGCGTGGCGCACGCGGCGCGCCCGTACCGGGGCGGCGCGGTGGCCACGGCCTACCCGCAGGCGAGCGCCGCGGCGCTGGAGATGCTGGAGAAGGGCGGCAACGCGACGGACGCGGCGGTGGCGGCGGCCTTCGTCGCGGCGGTGGTGGGGCCGTACCACTCGGGCATCGGCGGCGGCGGCTTCGCGCTGGTGCACGACGGCAAGAGCGGCGAGACGAAGGTGCTCGACTTCCGCGAGGTGGCGCCGAAAGCGGCCACGCGCGACATGTACGTGAAGGACGGCAAGGTGGTGCCGGGCCTGTCCACGGACGGCCCGCTGGCGGTGGCGGTGCCGGGCGCGGTGGCGGGCTACCTCCAAATCCTGAAGGAGCACGGGAAGCTGCCCCCGTCCGTCGTGCTGGCGCCGGCCATTGCCGCCGCGAAGAAGGGCATCTGGGTGACGCCGCGCTACCACTCCATGGGGGCCGGAAGGCTGGAGTGCCTGCGCAAGGACGCGGAGGCCTCGCGCGTGTTCCTGGTGAAGAACGCGGAGGGCGTGCCGGACATGCCCCCGCTGGGGCACGTCATCAAGCAGCCGGACCTGGCGCGCACGCTGAGCGGAATCGCCAGGGGCGGCGCGAAGGCGTTCTATTCGGGCACCGTCGCCAAGGCGATTGCGGACACGGTGCAGGCCGGCGGCGGCGTGCTGACGGTGGAGGACCTGGCCGCGTACAAGACGCGCCCCCGCCAGCCGCTGGAGGGCAGCTACCGCGGCTTCCGCATCCTCACCATGCCTCCGCCGAGCGCGGGCGGCGTGGCGGTGCTTCAAGTCCTGGGCGCCCTGGAGAAGCTGCGCCCGCAGGGCATGGCCTTCAGGGACCCGGAGGCGCTGCACCTCTACGTGGAGGCGGTGCGGCGGGCCTACGTGGACCGGGCGAAGTACCTGGGTGACCCGGACTTCTCGGACGTGCCCACGGCGCGGCTGGTGTCCCCCGGCCACATCGCGGACATCGCGGGCTCCATCGACGCGAAGAAGGCCACGGCGAGCGCGTCGCTGCTGCCGCCGGTGCCGGGCGCACAGGGCTCCACGCTGACGGACAAGCCCGCGGTGCTGACGCCGGAGCCGGAGCGCAAGAACACCACGCACATCTCCGTCATCGACAAGGACGGCAACGCGGTGGCCATGACGACCACCGTCAACTACGGCTTCGGCTCGTGCGTGGTGGCCAAGGGCACGGGCGTGCTGCTCAACGACGAGATGGACGACTTCTCGGCGCAGCCCGGCGTGCCCAACGCGTACGGCCTCATCACCGGCGAGCCCAACGCGATTCAACCCGGCAAGGTGCCGCAGTCCTCCATGTCCCCCACGCTGGTGTTCTCCAAGGAGGACCCGAAGAAGGTGATGCTGGCGGTGGGCAGCCCGGGCGGCTCCACCATCCCCACCACCGTCATCCAGGTCATCAGCAACCTGGTGGACAGCGGCATGGACGTGGCGCGCGCGGTGAACGAGGGCCGCGTGCACCACCAGTACATGCCGGACGAGCTGTGGGTGGACAAGTGGGGCCTGGAGCCGGCGACGCTGTCGGTGCTGGAGGCCAAGGGCCACAAGGTGCGCCGGGTGGACCAGTGGGGCGACGCGGAGGCGGTGTTCGTGGACCCGAAGACGGGCCTGCGCTACTCCGCGAGCGACCCGCGCAACGAGGGCGTGGCCCTGGGGCAGGACTGAAGCCTTGCCAGAGCCCGTTCCCATCTTCGACGCGCACCTGCACCCCGAGGGCCTGACGGACCAGGACCTGGAGTCGATGCGTTTCTTCGGAGTGGAGCGGGCGCTGGTGGTGGCGCACCACTTCCCGGAGCCCACGTCCAAGGCGCTCTTGCGCCACTTCGACGACCTGGTGGAGCGCCAGCTCCCCCGGCTGGAGCGCGTGGGCATCCGCGCCTATGCCGCGCTCGGCGTGCACCCGCGCTGCATCCCCCGGCGCGGGCTGTCGGAAGTCCTCTCCGCCCTGCCCGACTACTTCCAGGGCGGCCGCGTGGTGGCCCTGGGCGAGACGGGGCTGCACGTGGGCGGCGAGGAGGAGGAAGAGGCCTTCCTGGAGCAGCTCGCGCTGGCCCGGAGCCT contains these protein-coding regions:
- the ggt gene encoding gamma-glutamyltransferase, which translates into the protein MAVSAARSLALAVVLLTCVAHAARPYRGGAVATAYPQASAAALEMLEKGGNATDAAVAAAFVAAVVGPYHSGIGGGGFALVHDGKSGETKVLDFREVAPKAATRDMYVKDGKVVPGLSTDGPLAVAVPGAVAGYLQILKEHGKLPPSVVLAPAIAAAKKGIWVTPRYHSMGAGRLECLRKDAEASRVFLVKNAEGVPDMPPLGHVIKQPDLARTLSGIARGGAKAFYSGTVAKAIADTVQAGGGVLTVEDLAAYKTRPRQPLEGSYRGFRILTMPPPSAGGVAVLQVLGALEKLRPQGMAFRDPEALHLYVEAVRRAYVDRAKYLGDPDFSDVPTARLVSPGHIADIAGSIDAKKATASASLLPPVPGAQGSTLTDKPAVLTPEPERKNTTHISVIDKDGNAVAMTTTVNYGFGSCVVAKGTGVLLNDEMDDFSAQPGVPNAYGLITGEPNAIQPGKVPQSSMSPTLVFSKEDPKKVMLAVGSPGGSTIPTTVIQVISNLVDSGMDVARAVNEGRVHHQYMPDELWVDKWGLEPATLSVLEAKGHKVRRVDQWGDAEAVFVDPKTGLRYSASDPRNEGVALGQD
- the glmS gene encoding glutamine--fructose-6-phosphate transaminase (isomerizing); its protein translation is MCGIVGYVGDKESAPILVSGLKKLEYRGYDSAGVAVVSRNQLNVVRATGKLRNLESRVVADQPQGTIGIGHTRWATHGRPSDENAHPHTYKNVAVVHNGIIENHLSLKEALRGRGHAFSSETDTEVFAHLISEELERGLELPDAVRAAIEHVKGTYALAVVSAKDPNRIVCTKNASPMVLGLGEGQNFIASDVPAVLEHTRDIVYMEEGDLAVVSAAKVDIFNRQGQLVNRPTRRIDWTPMMAEKGGHKHFMHKEIWEQPRAVGDTLRGRMLLSEGDVHFEGWNLSAEKVRSLTKITILACGTSWHSGIAGKHMIESLARLPVEVELASEFRYRDPIVDSSHLAIAISQSGETADTLAAFKEAKSRGATAMSICNVIGSAMTREAEFSVLTNAGPEIGVASTKAFTTQLVALYLLAVKLGRMRGTLTVQAAQEHLTHLTQIPKMIEDVLKCEAQVKRVAREFMNAQDFLFLGRGPMHPVALEGALKLKEISYIHAEGYAGGEMKHGPIALIDEKMPVVVIAPKQPHVAYEKIIGNIEEVRARGGKVIAVIDEDDAHVGGLADHVIRIPPACALLAPVVATIPLQLLAYHVAEMRGNDVDQPRNLAKSVTVE
- the glmU gene encoding bifunctional UDP-N-acetylglucosamine diphosphorylase/glucosamine-1-phosphate N-acetyltransferase GlmU, translated to MTALAAVVLCAGKGTRMKSEKAKVLHPILGRPICAYPLNRALELGASSVVPVVGHQAEAVEKTIRAFFPDAPLHFALQREQRGTADAVRSAEEALKGYSGRILILYGDVPLLRRETLQALLAAHDKAGGALALVSTVLEDPTGYGRVIREGGKVARIVEHKDATPEQRAVRECNAGIYSVDADFLWKALAQIKPANAQGEYYLTDLVEMAAKQGPVGSVEADATETAGVNDKVELAARARVLQQRINEAHMRAGVSIQDPATAYIEEGVIIGADTEVGPCVTLSSGTIIGKGVTIGQGSVITASTVADGTVIKPYSVLEEAKVGERNVIGPFARLRPGTELAEDVHLGNFVETKKAQIGKGSKANHLTYLGDAKIGAGCNVGAGTITCNYDGVNKHVTELGDGVFIGSDTQLVAPVKVGDGAYVGAGTTVTKNVPPGSLAVSRTPQVTKEGWVAAKKARKASKVQAG
- a CDS encoding type VI secretion system Vgr family protein, with the protein product MSAFDERRQQLAQMASTAVQVARSLGEGDAGEAISGVLSLLGGGSPVSAVRYTFSSSDSPLAPWHVRRVQAREGLSELYEALVDLVFDGPLTDVDAMLGATCTLGIQRGTLSRQLQGIVRHVEDLGSLADKAMVRVQVVPALWELSQRVDSYIFQEMSVPEVLLDVIEEALIPFKRKVRLSLQREYPKREYCVQYAESDLDFILRLMKEEGIAFYFEHTGDAEGLVLVDTNSPFQPLQTLDGGPVWIANQAGGLAHVETLQGFDWSSTLRPTGVVVRDFDWTRPRLNLTKDAKEEQESGRESYLYPAELTLSEYDTGNHRYTKEDVAARARLLREGQQLGRKKGRGRGNVTGFCPGYTFELQGHARAELDQAYLITRIEHLGEAPEERPLFSREDSGDGTKRERYENRFECVPLSVPFRPEYPLARSRIPGLQTATVVGPSGEEIHTDTHGRIKVRFHWDRVGPEDDKASCWVRVAQTWAGAGFGSLFIPRVGMEVVVDFLEGNPDRPLVTGCVYNGSNPPPTKLPEERTRSTLRTQSSPGGDGYNELRFEDAKGEEQVFLHAQKDLVEVVEHDHTTQVNNDQANTVEKNQTNTVKVNQTESVGGEQSMTVSGNRTKTVKKDETVTVEENRTETVKANETVTVNGSRTLTVDGKETYSVGGTRAKTVTGKETVTLEAGRQTTVTANDELTVSAERLVTADVKHQLTQGPTTFTFEGGHVELDAGSYIKLVHGSGEVHIEESGKISVSSGTEISLSCGGCSITLTPTKIEISGAVEVSLAGGAGSVKLDPAGVAVSGPKVSSAGAALNEITGALVKIN
- a CDS encoding TatD family hydrolase; its protein translation is MPEPVPIFDAHLHPEGLTDQDLESMRFFGVERALVVAHHFPEPTSKALLRHFDDLVERQLPRLERVGIRAYAALGVHPRCIPRRGLSEVLSALPDYFQGGRVVALGETGLHVGGEEEEEAFLEQLALARSLKLRVVVHTPTVDKERHTRRILTLLRQSGVLASRVLVDHANARTVRTILEVGHWAGLTLHPEALKAERAVAVVRRLGSERLVLNSDAGDGAGDILGLARLANLLAKANLSERIVHRIARDNAIRFFQVSS